The genomic stretch CAAACCTCCTTCCTTGGAACCATTTTCATCCATAAAGTAAAGGGTTTTTCCATCAACAATCTTCTCTTGGTCAACAATGCCCTCACTATGGAAACCACTTGAACTATGATACCTGAGCCTATCACCAAATTTGGCCTGCATTAGTTCAATTATATACTGCCATTTGGCATCTGCCAACCACTGTTCGTATTCTTTTAACTCGGTCATAATAAAAAGAGGTTCATGGTTCGGATTGTTATCGCTCCATTGTACCATATAATCAATCCAATCTTCAAGTAATATGGAGGATGGGTTATCAACGGTAAGGTCGACTTCATCGCCAGGGGCATCATGTCCTAAAACCAATTCCCCAACGTGAATTGCCAACAGTTGTACAGCGTTTCCCTTCTTCAACAACAAATTGTAGCCCGTATCCATCGAATTCAATTTCACCTCTGCCCCTACCAATACATCTGTTTCATTATTGTACTCATACACCAAAACCGGAATATCCTCATCAATTATCAATTGCGAACCTATTACATTTCCATTCGACGTATAGGAGTTGACATAGGTCTTTCCATTGGATTGGACCATCGTTACATCCCCTTTCAACAAATCGGAACTTCCCATCTCAGAATTTTCCATAGACCAGGATGTATTCCCGATCCCAATGGACTCTACCCTATAGTTGGTCACGGTATTGACATTGTGCCGGAAAATATAGAGCCTATCGTCTTGCTCAAAAGGGTAAAAGGATTCTCCTGACGGCACGGATTCCACTTTATAAAGTGTGGATCCCAATCCAACATCATCACCATCAATAATGACTTCCTTAATTTCATAAGTCCCCATATCACTGGAATACAAAGTGATAAATGCTTTTTCATCGAAAACGAAACTGGATAACCGAGCATTTACAACCCCTGCATTTTTAGATCCCAACTCACTCAAAACCGTTCCGTCGAAGTTGTGTACTGTTAAATCACCACTGGTTGGAACATAATCCAAAACGTACTGTTCACCTTGGTAGTTCAACACATTGAATTCTCTATTTTCTTCCGTCCATGGATTTGTGCTATTATCATATCTCAACTCTTGCTCCCCGTTGACCACTTCATATATTTTTAATAGCCCACCGACATTCGAGTAGGAAAATAGATAACTCTTATCCATATGATGGAAAGAGGAGAGATAGTCCACCTCTTCGGTCCAATTGGCCCTGAATTCCTCCGCTGTATAGAAACTAAAAAGATCAAACTCAAAGAACCTGAGCCCCCTTTCAAGCTGGGTCGCCAACCCTTCCCGTTCCATCCCCCCTTGGTTGCCGGAATAGGAATTATGCGTGCCCCTAAAGAAAAATTGTCTATAAAAAGCAGTTGTGGAATCCCGTACCACAGGTTCAGGGTCGGGATTTTCTTCTCCTTTGGAAGGTGGGGGTGTTGTCGCAGGATCATCTCCATCAGACGAACAGGCATTTGTCAGCAAAAAACTGAACAACGAAATACAATAGATAGATATTCTTGTCATGGCACTAATTTAATGCATTGGAAGGGACCCCAACACTGGAGCCCCTTCATACAATGAGAAAAAACAATTTTAGTTATCCCTGTTACAAAATTCATTATTGTCCGTCTTGTCGGCGATGAAATTTGGTTTATGGGAATCCTCCCATTGGGGTGCATCCGTATCAAAATCATAGTTACACATCACATTGTCCACATTCCAGCCGGATAAGTCCTGATTGAAGACTTTGTTTTCTTTGAACAAATTCTGCATGTTCACTACATTGCTCACATCCCATCCTGAAATATCTTGATTAAAAGCACAGTCTTCACCTCCGAACATGGTCTCCATATTGTCAAGTCCACTCACATCCCATCCGGTTATCGAAGGGTTGTTGAACCCACTATCCTTGAACATATCCCACATACTCAACACCTTACTTACATCCCATGCGCTTAAATCCCCATTAAAATCCGACTCACGGAACAATTCACGCATGGTCACGACATTGCCCAGTTTATCACCCCATCCTGAAAGGTCTTGATCAAAGGCATCGTTCCCTCTAAAAGTGGATTGTAAACTCGTCACATTCGAGATATTCCAAGATCCGATTGGTTGGTTGAACGGACAATCCCTGAACATATTCTTCAAAGTTGTTGCTTTGCTTACATCCCATCCAGAGATATCCTGGTCAAAGGCAGAATCCCTGAACATCGTTTCAAAAGTGGTGACATTCCCCACATCCCATTTGTCCAAGGGTTGGTTATAGCTGGATGCTTTATAAAAAACATCTTGCATATTGGTCACCCCACTAACGTCCCAATGGTTGATATTACTGTTGAAGGAGGTGGCTTCTCTGAACATCGCCTTCAGCGTAGTGGTTCCACTTAAATCAGGGGCATCGGATGCCGAGATCTGCAGATTGGAACATCCCCTAAAATAGGCTTCTTCGTTACCCAGTTTCAGCTGACCCCAATTGGTTACATCTATTATATTGTCCGCACTTTGGTCGGTCTTATAAAAATTGAAGCCCTCGATGGCCCCCCACACAGTTACCGTATAATCCCCGGCCTCCGTATACGTATGGGTGGCAGACTCAAGATCATATGTGGCGACGATGCTTTCCGTTCCATCACCCCAAAAAACCTTAAAGTTATAGGTCCCTGTTTCAACCAACGGAAGGGTAATACTTTCATCAGCTCCAACACGCCATACGGTTACAAATTCATCATCGGACTCGAAAGGCTCCAAGACTTTTAGGTTTACCGAATATTCTTCCTCCAGACCAAATCCAGTTACCAAAAGGGAAGACGTTCCCGTGCCGAAACTATCCCCGGAGGCAGGGGATGTGGTAATCCCCTCGCTAAGATATATGGTCAATATGATCTCGCTGGCATCACAATCACTCGGTAATGAAGCTGTGATACTTCTAGAAGGGTTTGACACTGAAACTTCAATATCCTCCTCCACACAACTGTTCTTCGCCGCTTCGATTATAATGGATTCAATATAGACGTCCCTGTCGTCCACGGAATAATCGGTACTATCCACATCGCAGGAGTATACTGCTACCCCAATACTTGCAGCGATCAAAATCAATTTATAAAAACGTTTCATGTATGTACTATA from Flagellimonas oceani encodes the following:
- a CDS encoding BspA family leucine-rich repeat surface protein yields the protein MKRFYKLILIAASIGVAVYSCDVDSTDYSVDDRDVYIESIIIEAAKNSCVEEDIEVSVSNPSRSITASLPSDCDASEIILTIYLSEGITTSPASGDSFGTGTSSLLVTGFGLEEEYSVNLKVLEPFESDDEFVTVWRVGADESITLPLVETGTYNFKVFWGDGTESIVATYDLESATHTYTEAGDYTVTVWGAIEGFNFYKTDQSADNIIDVTNWGQLKLGNEEAYFRGCSNLQISASDAPDLSGTTTLKAMFREATSFNSNINHWDVSGVTNMQDVFYKASSYNQPLDKWDVGNVTTFETMFRDSAFDQDISGWDVSKATTLKNMFRDCPFNQPIGSWNISNVTSLQSTFRGNDAFDQDLSGWGDKLGNVVTMRELFRESDFNGDLSAWDVSKVLSMWDMFKDSGFNNPSITGWDVSGLDNMETMFGGEDCAFNQDISGWDVSNVVNMQNLFKENKVFNQDLSGWNVDNVMCNYDFDTDAPQWEDSHKPNFIADKTDNNEFCNRDN